The Candidatus Limnocylindrales bacterium genome includes the window CCTATTTTCCACTGAAACCAAGATTCTTTCGCCCAAAGGCTTATATAAAAGCTGTAGATGGGGTCAGCTTTCAACTCCTTCGTGGAGAAACGCTGGGTGTTGTGGGGGAATCCGGCTCAGGTAAAACAACGCTGGTTAAAACGATTGTCAGGCTATTGGACCCCACAGAAGGGCAGATTTTGCTCAATGGCGAGGATATTGCCAAATTATCCTATGAAGAAATGAGACTCCGTAGACGACACATTCAGATGGTCTTTCAGGATCCTTATTCATCTTTGAATCCTCGTTTTAGCGTTCGGCAGATTATCGAAGAACCTCTCCAGATCCATGATAATCTTTCGGAGGAAAAACGGATCGATGAGGTGGTTAGGCTTTTGGATCTGGTCGGGTTAAACGCAAGTTATATGGAGCGATTCCCTTATGAATTAAGTGGTGGGCAACGTCAACGCGTAGGCTTAGCACGGGCCTTAGCCTTAAAACCCAAATTACTTCTTTTGGACGAGGTTACTTCCGCCCTGGATGTATCTACCCAGGCAAATATTTTAAACCTCCTTAAAGATCTTCAACAAAGGCTTTCACTGGCTTATTTGATGGTTTCCCATGACCTGGGGGTCATCGGATACTGCTGTAACTGGGTCGCCGTCATGTATCGAGGACGAATGGTAGAATTAGCCAGGACCCAAGATATTTTTGCTTCCCCCAAACACCCGTATACAAGACTTCTTCTCTCCAGTATCCCCGGTTCGGATACTTTTCTATTAGAAGGGGAGATAAACCATAAAACCACCGGGTTCCCGGGCGATTCGCATACCTGGACAGGTTGCGCGTTTTATTCCCGTTGCAGGGAGCACAAGGAAATATGTAGAGAAGTACAACCTGAGGAGCGTTACCTTTCCAAGGAGCATAGGGTGGCCTGTCACCTCTGGTAAGACTTCATCCGGCCAGAGTCGGGTCCCTCTGCTATCTGGAAAGCCTGGGGAGCATTCCATTTAATCTATGTTTCTAACTTTTTTAATTAAAAGGTTTTTAGGGATGCTCACGACCCTGATCGGGGCCCTGACCCTGACGTTTTTTCTGACTCAGGTCATCCCGGGAGATGCCGCCATTATGAAGGTGGGTCAATTTGCAGACCCCACGGCCATAGCCAACATGCGAAAATTGATGGGACTGGATGAACCTCTTCACCGACAATATTTAATTTATTTAAAAAATATTCTGCAAGGAGAATTGGGTCATTCCTGGAAGACAGGAAACGAGGTGGTAGAAGACCTTAAAGTTCGTCTCCCGGCCACACTGGAACTGGCCTTCTGGGCCATGTTTTCTTCCTTTTTCTTAGGATTAGTTTGGGGAGTTGTCAGTGCCTTTCGTAAAGGAGGATTGGCAGATATTGCCACGCAGGTATTTGGAATCTTGGGAGGAGCCATTCCTATTTTTTGGCTGGCCTTGATGGGAGTTTATGTTTTCTACTTTCTTCTTCATCTCGCCCCGGCACCCACTGGCCGTCTGGGTATCTTAGATGAACCCCCCTCTCCGATTACCGGGTTTTACGTCCTGGATAGCCTTCTG containing:
- a CDS encoding oligopeptide/dipeptide ABC transporter ATP-binding protein, with amino-acid sequence MKTETILNKNPEKSGVLEAPLLRVINLKTYFPLKPRFFRPKAYIKAVDGVSFQLLRGETLGVVGESGSGKTTLVKTIVRLLDPTEGQILLNGEDIAKLSYEEMRLRRRHIQMVFQDPYSSLNPRFSVRQIIEEPLQIHDNLSEEKRIDEVVRLLDLVGLNASYMERFPYELSGGQRQRVGLARALALKPKLLLLDEVTSALDVSTQANILNLLKDLQQRLSLAYLMVSHDLGVIGYCCNWVAVMYRGRMVELARTQDIFASPKHPYTRLLLSSIPGSDTFLLEGEINHKTTGFPGDSHTWTGCAFYSRCREHKEICREVQPEERYLSKEHRVACHLW
- a CDS encoding ABC transporter permease, with product MFLTFLIKRFLGMLTTLIGALTLTFFLTQVIPGDAAIMKVGQFADPTAIANMRKLMGLDEPLHRQYLIYLKNILQGELGHSWKTGNEVVEDLKVRLPATLELAFWAMFSSFFLGLVWGVVSAFRKGGLADIATQVFGILGGAIPIFWLALMGVYVFYFLLHLAPAPTGRLGILDEPPSPITGFYVLDSLLEGDLDLFFKSLHYLILPVLCLDILLIPPISRMVYTSILNVLSSNYIRTAKAYGLPERLIRYRYALRNALIPVITLCGQLFTHLIGGIVLVEVVFAWNGIGRYAVNSLQVADLAPVRAFILVVIVCSLLVNFIIDLIYFYLDPRIKG